One Zeugodacus cucurbitae isolate PBARC_wt_2022May chromosome 3, idZeuCucr1.2, whole genome shotgun sequence genomic region harbors:
- the LOC105215297 gene encoding eukaryotic translation initiation factor 3 subunit H — MASRGGNRGRQEEVDNTINYVQCDGLAVMKMVKHCHEESSNMDLAQGALLGLVVDKCLEITNCFPFPKSGDETMDEEMYQLTMMRRLRRVNVDHFHVGWYQSSDVGNFLSMALLESQYHYQTSIEESVVVIYDTQKSGRGFLCLKAYRLTPQAIQMYKDGDFTPDALRNLKVGYESLFVEIPIVIKNSPLTNIMMSELGEMLPEEQGQNFLDLGTASVLENHMRCLIERVDELYQESIRYNKYQQVVFKQETEKHRALAKQAAENVVRSSKGESPIPEEEVLKQFRPLPVPPRLNATINSGQINTYSQHISQFCSQSLAKLFITQSLQNAKEAKDSK; from the exons atggcaagcCGTGGAGGTAATCGTGGTCGTCAAGAAGAAGTGGATAATACCATTAATTACGTACAATGCGATGGCTTG GCCGTGATGAAAATGGTGAAACATTGCCATGAGGAGTCGAGTAATATGGATTTAGCACAAGGTGCATTACTGGGTTTGGTCGTGGACAAATGTTTGGAAATTACCAACTGTTTCCCCTTTCCGAAAAGCGGTGATGAAACTATGGATGAAGAAATGTATCAGTTAACTATGATGCGGCGTTTACGACGTGTCAATGTTGACCATTTCCATGTTGGCTGGTATCAAAGCTCGGATGTAGGAAATTTCCTTTCAATGGCTTTGCTTGAGTCACAATACCATTACCAAACTAGCATTGAGGAGTCCGTTGTTGTCATCTACGACACACAAAAGTCTGGTCGAGGCTTTCTATGTTTGAAGGCCTATCGATTAACTCCACAAGCCATTCAAATGTATAAGGATGGAGATTTTACACCTGATGCACTTCGCAACTTGAAGGTTGGCTATGAAAGCCTTTTTGTGGAGATACCAATCGTTATTAAAAATTCTCCACTCACCAATATAATGATGAGCGAGTTGGGTGAAATGTTGCCGGAGGAGCAGGGTCAAAACTTTTTGGATTTGGGTACAGCCTCAGTTTTGGAAAATCACATGCGTTGTTTAATTGAACGTGTTGATGAACTATACCAAGAGTCAATACGCTACAACAAATATCAACAAGTAGTGTTCAAACAAGAAACT GAGAAGCACCGCGCTTTAGCAAAACAAGCAGCCGAAAACGTCGTGCGGAGCTCTAAGGGCGAATCACCGATTCCAGAAGAAGAAGTGCTTAAACAGTTCCGACCACTTCCAGTTCCACCTAGGCTTAATGCCACAATTAATTCGGGACAAATTAATACCTATTCACAACATATATCGCAATTTTGTTCACAATCTTTGGCCAAACTTTTTATTACGCAATCATTACAAAACGCCAAGGAGGCCAAGGACTCTAAATAA
- the At5g41760 gene encoding UDP-galactose transporter senju, with product MGTNWRELFPTKVTFVIFLLYISLFIGQGIFVTASQESNNSYSYNTITVVLLTEILKLVVSASLYCREKKFINLLQDVRKDSNVMMLYFVPAFLYCLYNNLAFVNLSTFDPTTYYLLLQLRVVITGILFQIIFKKYLTRRQWVSLLLLTFGCMLKQINLNSLYGDTNDDSEAAAVQQVSLGSTAATAPKVSGKNMSGFDFSLSALLILAQTIFSCLAGVYNEYLLKDKGADVNIFVQNVFMYIDSIVCNVLILFLNGQLVGAFTWESLHAIFRFNVIIIIVNNAAIGIVTSFFLKYMNSIVKTFASALELLFTAILCYFLFAIPIYINTALAIAVVSFAIYLYSQSPVVNTGKVRPINKISEATLTAQDKRKLLDSDGETDLEMDIV from the exons atggGTACAAATTGGCGAGAATTATTTCCAACGAAAGTcacttttgttatatttttgctaTACATATCGTTGTTCATTGGACAAG GTATATTCGTAACCGCCTCACAAGAATCCAATAACTCCTACAGCTATAATACAATTACCGTGGTACTTCTTACCGAAATATTAAAACTTGTTGTATCAGCTAGCTTGTATTGCAGAGA aaaaaaattcatcaatctACTGCAGGATGTCCGAAAGGATTCAAATGTTATGATGCTATACTTCGTTCCTGCATTTCTGTACTGCCTCTACAACAATTTAGCATTTGTCAACTTGTCGACGTTTGATCCAACTACATATTACCTACTCTTACAACTACGTGTCGTGATAACTGGCATTCTATTTCAG ataatttttaaaaaatacctgACACGTCGTCAATGGGTGTCGTTACTGTTGCTTACGTTTGGTTGCATGCTGAAACAAATTAATCTGAATAGCTTATACGGCGACACAAATGACGATAGCGAAGCCGCTGCAGTTCAACAAGTGAGTCTGGGCAGCACCGCTGCTACGGCACCGAAGGTGAGCGGAAAGAACATGTCTGGTTTCGATTTTAGTTTAAGTGCACTCCTAATATTGGCGCAAACAATATTCTCCTGCCTTGCTGGCGTTTATAATGAATATTTGTTGAAGGATAAAGGTGCTGATGTGAATATATTTGTACagaacgtatttatgtatatagattcGATTGTGTGTAACGTCTTAATATTATTTCTGAATGGGCAATTGGTTGGCGCATTCACGTGGGAAAGTCTGCACGCCATTTTTCgttttaatgtaattataatCATAGTCAACAACGCCGCAATCGGTATTGTAACTAGttttttcttgaaatatatGAATTCGATTGTAAAGACTTTTGCCAGCGCCTTAGAGTTACTATTTACCGCTATACTCTGTTATTTCCTCTTCGCCATACCCATTTATATTAATACCGCGCTTGCCATTGCTGTAGTATCGTTTGCTATATATCTATACTCACAGAGTCCGGTTGTCAACACAGGCAAAGTACGCCCAATAAATAAGATAAGCGAGGCTACATTAACAGCTCAAGATAAACGCAAGTTGTTAGACTCGGATGGTGAAACTGATCTGGAAATGGATATAGTGTAG
- the LOC114804361 gene encoding gametocyte-specific factor 1, giving the protein MDEEEFILCPYNKSHRIIRFRMPAHMMKCRKNYHGPPLDQCMYNATHLVPVGTMETHLEKCRDYFHFHNSEFERLAESCRPQA; this is encoded by the coding sequence ATGGATGAAGAAGAGTTTATTTTGTGCCCTTATAATAAATCGCATCGAATTATTCGTTTCCGCATGCCAGCCCATATGATGAAGTGCCGCAAAAATTATCATGGACCTCCTTTGGATCAATGCATGTATAATGCAACACATTTGGTACCTGTCGGAACAATGGAAACACACTTGGAAAAATGTCGTGActactttcattttcataattccGAATTTGAAAGATTGGCGGAAAGCTGCAGACCACAAGCATAA